A window from Camelus bactrianus isolate YW-2024 breed Bactrian camel chromosome 23, ASM4877302v1, whole genome shotgun sequence encodes these proteins:
- the LOC105079162 gene encoding small ribosomal subunit protein uS19-like, whose amino-acid sequence MAEEEQKQQTPCKFASCGVDLVGSVLPTADTAVQRPATAEQGMQGKQCFLQMHLCKAKEAPPMEKPEVVKMHLQDMIILPAMVGSMVGVYKGKTFNQME is encoded by the coding sequence atggcagaagaggaGCAGAAGCAGCAGACCCCCTGCAAGTTTGCCTCCTGCGGTGTGGACCTCGTGGGATCTGTTCTACCAACAGCTGATACAGCTGTACAGCGCCCAGCAACTGCTGAACAGGGCATGCAGGGGAAGCAGTGCTTCCTGCAAATGCACCTGTGCAAGGCCAAGGAGGCACCGCCCATGGAGAAGCCTGAGGTGGTGAAGATGCACCTGCAGGACATGATCATCCTGCCTGCAATGGTGGGCAGCATGGTGGGTGTCTACAAGGGTAAGACCTTTAACCAGATGGAATGA